The Schizosaccharomyces pombe strain 972h- genome assembly, chromosome: I genome contains a region encoding:
- the vrs2 gene encoding valine--tRNA (Val) ligase Vrs2/Vas2, translated as MFHFQRSFSSRKAHGLLSFKNRNYIHIEAPFDIAAIQDGWNIIRKHIHYPKPKSIEAPMFPILLPPPNITGKLHIGHALTITIQDALARFYAMHGYKVSFRPGTDHAGIATQSVVEKYLQKKGVYRNQLSKDELLSSIHSWQVKYQKSIINQLKSFEAIFDWDNIFYTMDQNRSEAVNEAFISLFNAGLIYRANRFVNWCPKLESAVSDIEVESQQINKPVTKYVDNTPVEFGWLYEISYQLEGSDNEQLNVSTTRPETIFGDRAIAVSPHDERYKKYVGRFVKHPLIDDLLIPVICDNAVDRHFGTGVLKITPMHSIVDYEIAKRHNIDCVSIMDKSGNLINCSKEVNGMNRLKARSKIVRLLQQRNRLVEQVPHSLILSVCSRTGDVIEPVMVPQWYLSVDSLKKEVLKSSNKLKLVPSLARKEWDSWFKKMGDWCISRQIWWGHQIPVWKILEEDKWIAAPNYEKALQLSVGKSVSQDSDVLDTWFSSALLPLSAFGWPKSKDIQPLPFIESGQDILFFWIARMALLCKYFSNELPFKEIILHPLVRDSEGRKMSKSLGNVIDPMDIINGVTLENMKKALLEGNLPISEVHKSSKQMEKAFPNGIPAQGIDIFRYGLFLCLHHEQRILLDMNSFSDAHRFVSKLWNLARYFNQYKDKENPLKLTDSQRQRISLLKMATYSKLHHAVEGVKESFEQRKFFNAADIMKNFLLNDLSSVYVELTRFDVKDSKSSAYEVYRVFSDILHIFLKLIHPIVPCISGVMLHSKIIPERKNSEFLSFPTSQQECLLVHDNQAEVVVQNAYDVLIQLRKLESPLNKSPSREHTVYISTSLEPLKYFYDAIEQSTNLKLKSISQEDTIDLMRNQTFILSRISSDTILLVPKKLYPSKRKKLRKNLDDLQKKLDKIQHTTSSSGYEKAPSYIKLKNCELQKDILVKIQDIKQALLNTEI; from the exons atgtttcattttcaacGCTCTTTTTCTTCGCGTAAAGCTCATGGGTTACTAAGTTTTAAGAATCGTAACTATATACACATTGAAGCTCCCTTTGATATT GCAGCGATCCAAGATGGTTGGAACATAATTCGTAAACACATTCATTATCCCAAGCCTAAAAGCATAGAAGCTCCAATGTTTCCCATCTTGCTCCCACCTCCTAATATTACTGGAAAATTGCATATCGGTCATGCGTTGACCATCACGATTCAG GACGCTCTAGCTCGTTTCTATGCTATGCATGGCTACAAGGTTTCCTTTCGGCCTGGCACTGATCATGCTGGCATTGCTACACAGAGTGTTGTTGAGAAGTacttgcaaaaaaaaggg GTTTACAGAAATCAGCTTTCAAAGGATGAGCTGTTGAGCAGCATACATTCTTGGCAAGTAAAATATCAGAAAAGCATCATCAATCAACTG AAATCTTTCGaagcaatttttgattgggacaacattttttatactaTGGATCAAAACCGATCAGAGGCTGTCAACGAAGCTTTCATAAGTCTGTTCAATGCCGGGCTAATCTATAGAGCTAATAGATTTGTTAATTGGTGCCCTAAACTTGAAAGCGCAGTATCCGACATTGAGGTCGAAAGCCAGCAGATTAATAAGCCGGTTACGAAATATGTTGATAATACACCTGTGGAATTTGGATGGCTCTACGAAATCTCGTATCAACTAGAAGGATCCGATAATGAACAATTAAATGTTTCAACAACTAGACCGGAAACGATATTTGGAGATCGAGCTATTGCCGTCTCTCCGCACGATGAGagatacaaaaaatatgttgGAAGGTTTGTTAAACATCCTTTGATAGATGACCTTCTTATTCCAGTAATATGTGACAATGCTGTAGACAGACATTTTGGAACTGgcgttttaaaaattactCCGATGCATAGTATTGTTGATTATGAAATTGCTAAGCGACACAATATTGATTGTGTGTCTATTATGGATAAATCAggaaatttaattaactGCTCAAAAGAAGTGAATGGAATGAATAGACTCAAAGCTCGCTCCAAAATTGTTCGTCTTTTGCAGCAAAGAAACAGACTGGTTGAGCAGGTTCCACATTCACTTATATTATCAGTATGTTCTCGTACAGGGGATGTTATAGAGCCAGTCATGGTTCCCCAATGGTACCTTTCTGTGGACtctttgaagaaagaagtaTTAAAGTCAAGCAACAAACTCAAACTCGTTCCTTCCTTAGCAAGAAAAGAATGGGATTCatggtttaaaaaaatgggcGATTGGTGCATTTCTCGCCAAATATGGTGGGGACATCAAATTCCCGTTTGGAAAATACTTGAAGAAGACAAGTGGATTGCTGCTCCGAATTATGAGAAAGCACTTCAATTGTCGGTGGGGAAATCCGTTTCCCAAGATTCAGATGTCTTAGATACTTGGTTTTCTTCAGCATTGCTTCCTTTATCAGCCTTCGGTTGGCCTAAAAGTAAAGATATTCAGCCTCTCCCATTCATTGAAAGTGGGCAAGATATACTGTTTTTTTGGATTGCTAGGATGGCATTGTTatgcaaatatttttccaatGAACTGCCATTTAAAGAGATTATTTTACACCCTCTCGTTCGAGATTCTGAAGGGCGTAAAATGTCAAAATCATTAGGTAATGTTATAGATCCTATGGACATTATAAATGGTGTTACTTTAGAGAACATGAAAAAAGCATTGCTTGAAGGAAATCTTCCTATTTCTGAAGTACATAAATCCTCAAAACAAATGGAGAAAGCTTTTCCTAATGGTATTCCTGCTCAGGGGATCGATATTTTCCGTTATGGGCTTTTTTTATGTCTTCACCATGAACAAAGAATACTCTTGGATATGAACTCATTTTCAGATGCCCATCgttttgtttcaaaattatgGAATCTCGCTCGCTACTTTAATCAGTATAAAGACAAAGAGAATCCTTTAAAGCTAACTGATTCACAACGTCAAAGAATTTCATTACTTAAAATGGCAACGTATTCAAAACTGCACCATGCTGTTGAGGGTGTGAAAGAGTCTTTTGAGCAgcgaaaattttttaacgcTGCTGATATCATGAAAAACTTTCTGTTGAACGATCTTTCGTCTGTTTACGTAGAGCTAACTAGGTTTGACGTGAAAGATAGTAAATCCTCTGCATATGAAGTCTATCGAGTTTTTTCTGATATcttgcatatttttttgaagctcATTCACCCTATCGTACCTTGTATTTCAGGC GTTATGCTACACAGCAAAATAATCCCTGAACGTAAAAACAGTGAATTTTTAAGCTTTCCAACATCACAACAAGAATGTCTATTAGTTCATGACAACCAGGCAGAAGTGGTTGTCCAAAACGCATATGATGTATTGATTCAATTGAGGAAACTGGAATCTCCTCTAAATAAGAGTCCATCAAGGGAGCATACTGTTTACATCTCAACGTCCTTGGAACCattaaaatacttttaCGATGCTATTGAACAATCAACTAATCTTAAGTTGAAAAGC ATAAGCCAAGAAGATACTATTGATTTGATGAGAAATCAAacctttattttatctcGGATATCATCAGACACTATACTGCTTGTTCCAAAAAAGCTTTATCCaagtaaaaggaaaaaactGCGAAAAAACTTGGATGATTTGCAGAAAAAACTAGATAAAATCCAACACACTACATCGTCTTCAGGATATGAAAAAGCACCTTCTTATATCAAATTGAAGAACTGTGAGCTTCAGAAGGATATACTAGTCAAAATACAAGACATAAAACAAGCCTTATTAAACACTGAGATATAA
- the cwf21 gene encoding protein Cwf21, whose translation MSYNGIGLPTPRGSGTNGYVMRNLSHVKKYDKNTNLQSNRNAKALEKRVQDPSISEHECRRQIESKLLLYREQLLEEVSSQHSTDAAASDSNTNFGTENPKPPKAIIKDEQSQSKTKSLDEADVEILVQKYREQLLKELQLQKSTEKGKNFESILQPQKRKETRGFHSKNDDDGRLEERDDLRSSVDDDYYDYPRYSERKSLNSKRHVDNYNENRRRHYDSYSSYDELERRRSSNESYSRRSELPRRDYNRHDERERYSYHRRRERSNSPSYTKNESIPVVDRDSSPEGGEIV comes from the exons ATG TCGTATAATGGAATTGGATTACCCACTCCAAGAGGATCAGGAACAAATGGATACGTAATGCGGAATCTGTCTCacgtaaaaaaatatgacaaaaatacaaatcTACAGTCAAATCGAAATGCAAAAGCTCTGGAAAAACGGGTTCAAGATCCTTCAATAAGCGAGCATGAATGCCGTCGACAAATTGAGTCGAAGTTGTTGTTGTACAGAGAGCAGTTGTTGGAGGAGGTCAGTTCCCAACACAGCACTGATGCAGCGGCATCTGATTCCAATACAAATTTTGGGACTGAAAACCCGAAGCCACCTAAAGCAATTATAAAAGATGAGCAATCACAATCGAAAACTAAATCTTTAGATGAAGCTGATGTAGAAATTTTAGTACAAAAATATCGAGAACAGTTACTTAAAGAATTgcaattacaaaaatctactgaaaaaggaaaaaattttgaatccATTCTTCAACCtcagaaaagaaaagaaacaagAGGATTTCACTCGAAAAATGACGATGATGGGCGATTAGAAGAAAGAGACGATTTGAGATCATCAGTTGACGATGATTATTATGATTACCCGCGTTATTCCGAGAGgaaatcattaaattcaaaaaggCATGTGGACAATTACAATGAAAATAGAAGAAGACATTACGATTCGTATTCCTCCTACGATGAATTAGAAAGACGACGGAGTAGTAATGAAAGTTACTCAAGGCGTTCTGAATTACCCAGAAGAGATTATAATAGACACGATGAACGGGAAAGGTATTCTTATCATAGAAGGAGAGAAAGAAGCAATTCACCCTCCTATACGAAGAATGAGTCAATTCCTGTTGTGGACAGGGATTCCTCTCCTGAGGGTGGCGAAATTGTATGA
- the rog1 gene encoding lipase, giving the protein MNVYVQRDDVGLGQIHRFRIFVQSGGNLHSATSSTTVPPTVNLNSVTKKESGSIEDRAGSGGMTISSGENISKQISENNSSTNPKHANSESSPLLSSDFSSSSKDYHKVGAFTDNTNAINIPEQTRGVSHTSSSPSVGTSFSSINLREVKNPLAGSDSTAPFINSTNSVLWIRVRNREARFRQAAYLQGPFTLCVSVWNDQFFDEKNSLLNFDPQVQPSTSFWVCVPYSCFSNQQPIYIEIASQAIFKDRSINFELAISQSQHSIRAMSAADIDTLHAFPALHVEHQTPENLWRLPYSSFHSKNSHLVVLTHGMHSNVGADMEYLKEKLIESSKSVKELVVVRGFTGNYCQTEKGVRWLGKRLGEWLLDITGWGSASFPRYSHISVVAHSLGGLVQTYAVGYVHAKTHGAFFQAIHPVFFVTLATPWLGVAGEHPSYIGKALSYGIIGKTGQDLSLTPLNHSIESRPFLVLMSDPSTPFFQAVSFFEKRILFANTTNDYIVPFGTSAMEVSSLGKVEEAEGSDKVMPTHMENGISPTLKENEQTVQSVGDNAKKIHASSEESGSSFSKALKSFVGLFSYSASKTTDTEIPLVKNEDENARKPTEPNCLGSDELDVSNSSNQFFCSAPKLDPTSTFSGVAQRVVNTFTNLFIPAVPTDSYFFKYHLHKVVVSDNVHDPAASFSTFDGITELNNMNNGFLSNEITIAKNWHRLAWRKVAVRLDGDAHNTMIVRRRFPNAYGWTVIKHLTEILFEQNTSTAYMNPISFDETTTAAWLSEIYEDNSISV; this is encoded by the exons ATGAATGTATATGTACAACGAGATGACG TTGGTTTAGGTCAAATACATCGATTTCGAATTTTTGTGCAGAGTGGGGGCAATTTGCATTCGGCAACGTCTTCTACAACTGTGCCCCCCACTGTGAACCTCAATTCAGTGACTAAGAAAGAGAGTGGTAGCATCGAGGATAGAGCAGGTTCAGGTGGGATGACAATCTCTAGTGGGGAGAATATCAGCAAGCAAATCTCAGAGAATAATAGTAGCACGAATCCGAAGCATGCAAATTCAGAATCCTCACCTCTTCTTTCCAGCgatttttcatcttcttcaaaagattaTCATAAAGTTGGTGCGTTTACAGATAATACCAATGCAATCAACATACCTGAACAAACAAGAGGTGTCTCTCATACCtcttcttctccttctGTAGGTACTTCATTCTCTTCTATTAATCTTCgtgaagtaaaaaatccCTTGGCAGGAAGCGACTCTACAGCTCCCTTCATAAATTCGACTAACTCGGTACTTTGGATTCGTGTCAGGAATAGAGAAGCACGTTTCCGCCAGGCAGCCTATCTTCAAGGTCCATTTACATTATGCGTTAGCGTTTGGAATgaccaattttttgatgaaaaaaattctttattaaacTTTGATCCTCAGGTACAGCCCTCTACTAGTTTTTGGGTCTGTGTACCTTATTCATGTTTTTCCAATCAGCAGCCTATTTACATTGAAATTGCAAGTCAGGcgatttttaaagataGATCTATTAACTTTGAGCTTGCTATATCGCAATCTCAACATTCCATTCGAGCCATGTCAGCTGCTGATATCGATACTCTTCATGCATTCCCTGCTCTACACGTTGAACATCAAACTCCGGAAAATTTATGGCGTCTTCCGtattcttcatttcattcaaaGAATTCACATTTGGTGGTGCTAACTCATGGAATGCATTCTAATGTTGGTGCTGATATGGagtatttaaaagaaaaactaaTAGAATCATCAAAATCTGTTAAGGAACTAGTAGTTGTTCGAGGATTTACCGGTAACTACTGTCAGACTGAGAAAGGGGTTCGCTGGCTGGGTAAACGACTTGGTGAATGGCTGTTGGATATTACGGGCTGGGGAAGTGCATCTTTTCCTCGATATTCCCATATATCAGTTGTCGCCCACTCACTTGGTGGATTGGTTCAAACATATGCTGTTGGTTATGTACATGCAAAAACGCACGGTGCCTTTTTTCAGGCTATTCACCCTGTGTTTTTTGTAACTTTGGCAACTCCTTGGCTCGGTGTTGCTGGTGAACATCCTTCTTATATTGGTAAGGCTTTGTCCTATGGTATCATTGGTAAGACAGGACAAGACTTATCTTTAACTCCACTGAATCACTCCATTGAATCAAGACCTTTCCTTGTTTTGATGTCTGATCCTTCCACGCCTTTCTTTCAAGCTGTTtcgttttttgaaaaaagaatattattTGCAAATACTACCAATGACTATATCGTCCCTTTTGGAACTAGCGCAATGGAAGTTAGTTCTTTGGGTAAGGTAGAGGAAGCTGAGGGTTCAGATAAGGTTATGCCTACGCATATGGAAAATGGCATTTCACCAACactaaaagaaaatgagcAAACAGTTCAAAGTGTCGGAGATAATGCAAAGAAAATCCATGCTTCTTCAGAAGAATCTGgatcttcattttctaaagctCTTAAATCCTTTGTAGGATTGTTCAGTTATTCGGCATCCAAAACTACAGATACTGAAATTccattagtaaaaaatgagGATGAAAATGCTAGGAAGCCTACTGAACCCAATTGTCTTGGCTCAGATGAATTAGATGTctcaaattcttcaaaccaatttttttgctcagCCCCTAAATTAGATCCAACTTCCACGTTTTCAGGAGTTGCACAACGAGTTGTCAAcacttttacaaatttgtttatcCCAGCTGTTCCGACAGAttcttacttttttaaatatcatCTGCATAAAGTTGTTGTATCTGATAATGTCCATGATCCAGCTGCCTCTTTTTCTACTTTTGATGGAATTACTGAGCTAAACAACATGAATAATGGTTTTTTGTCTAACGAAATTACTATTGCCAAAAACTGGCATAGGCTTGCGTGGAGAAAGGTTGCTGTTAGACTCGATGGTGATGCGCACAATACCATGATTGTTCGTAGGCGGTTTCCGAATGCTTACGGTTGGACAGTGATTAAGCATCTAACTGAAATTTTGTTCGAGCAAAACACTTCAACAGCATATATGAACCCCATTTCTTTCGATGAAACAACAACCGCTGCCTGGCTTTCAGAAATTTATGAAGATAACTCAATATCAGTTTAA